In Neisseria perflava, the DNA window ACGCGGCTTCTGTCAGCGGCGTGGCGGCGGCATCAATATAAATAGCATTTCGTCCGGCATCGAGCGCCTGTGCAACCCACGCCCGCAAGAGATGACTTTTGCCTGCGCCCTCTTCGCCCCACACATAGATAAATTGCCCATGTTTGTGCTGCAACACATACACCAGCTCGGCATTTTCTGTTCCCAGAAATTTGTCGAAGCCGGGATAATCATGGCTGGCAAAATCGAAGATGAGCTGGTTCACAAAGGCGCACCGGTTAGGTTGAAATCGGCTTTATTTTACGTTGTTTTGCCGTTCATCATCAAGGATAAAGGCCGTCTGAAGCCTATACCTGCAACATATCTGCACTTCTAAACATATCTTGACGCGCTTACGGCATTGGTTTTATTCCGCTTTGGTTTTACAATGTCGAACTTCTCGCCGAAACATTTGTCTGTTCTTTTTCAGACGGCCTTTTTATTTGGGGAACCTTAGTGATTTCTACCCTTATTGATTTCATCCTCCATATCGACCAACACCTTGTCCACCTCTCCGCCCAATACGGCCCGTGGATTTACGTGATTTTGTTTGTTGTGATTTTCTGCGAAACCGGTTTGGTTGTAACGCCATTTTTACCCGGCGACTCGCTGCTGTTTGCTGCCGGCGGTATTGCGGCCATCGGCGGCATGAACATCCACGTCATGGTATTGCTGCTCTTAGCGGCCGCCATTTTAGGCGATGCGGCCAACTTTATGATTGGCAAGTATTTTGGACAAAAACTGTTTGCCAACCCGGATTCCAAAATTTTCCGTCGTTCATATTTGGAAAAAACCCATGCGTTTTATGAAAAACACGGCGGCAAAACCATCATCATTGCCCGCTTTGTGCCGATTGTGCGGACGTTTGCGCCATTTGTCGCCGGTATGGGCGATATGCACTACGCGACGTTTATCCGTTACAACATTATCGGCGCGGTGTTGTGGGTATTGTCGTTTTCCTATGCAGGCTACTTCTTCGCCAATATCCCCGTCGTCAAAAACAATCTGGGCTTAGTCATGGCGGCAATCATCGTGATTTCGATTTTACCTGCGGTAGTCGAAGTCGTCCGCGCCAAACTTAACGCCAAAAAATAACAATCAATCGAAAAGTTTGAAAGTTTAAACACATCAAGGAATTGTCATGCCGTTGTTGTCTATTGAGTTTGCGGTATTCTTTATCGTATTTTTGCCGCTGTACTGGGCATTTGCACGTTTGCCGCAAGTTCAAAACGTTTTACTTTTGGTTGCCGGACTGGGCTGGCTTTACCGTATCGACCCCATCTTTGCCGCGCTGATTTTGGTTTACTCGTCTGTGGTTTACCTGGTCAGCGTGCTGATGTTTTCTGAAAACGAGCATATCCGCAAATTTTGGCTGGGTTGCGGTATTTTGGCGGCATTGACTGTTTTGTGTTTCTTCAAATACTTCGACTTTTTCCGCCCGATTATTCAGCAATATACAGGACAAAGCGCCGTCATCGACATCCTTTTGCCTCTGGGCTTGTCTTATTACACTTTCCAATCGCTGGCTTACTTGGTGTATTGCTACCGTGAGCCTAAGGGAGAGCGTTTTGAATGGCACGAGCTCCTACTGCATCTGAGCTTCTTCCCCACCATCACATCCGGCCCGATTATCCGTGCAGCCGCTTTTAAAAGCATAGATGGCGAACAAGCAGGCGCATTGGTGCAAATCCGCACCAAACAGGCACGCCAGCTGATTTATCCGGCTTTGGCGGTTGGCCTGATTATGTTGGGCATTGCCAAAAAGTGGTGGCTTGCCGGCGTATTAGCGGAAGGTTGGGTATCGCCTGTTTTTGAAAATCCGGCTCAGTTCGACGGCTGGGGCGTTCTGTCTGCGATTTATGGCTACACCTTCCAACTCTTTTTCGACTTTTCCGGCTACTCAGATTTGGTCATCGGCTTGGCCATGCTGCTCGGCTTCCAACTGCCGAAAAACTTTGCCGCGCCGCTTCGCGCCATCAACATCCGCGACTTCTGGGACAGATGGCATATCAGCCTGTCCACTTGGATTCGCGACTATATCTATATCCCTTTGGGCGGCAGCAAAAAAGGCTTCGGCCGCACCCAGCTCAATCTGATGATTGCTATGTTGCTTTCCGGCATTTGGCATGGCTATGGCTGGAGCTTTTTAATTTGGGGCGCGCTGCACGGTGCGGCTTTAGTATTCCTTAACTGCGGCGATAAAATCGTCGGCCGCAATGCCTTAGGCCGTCTGAAAATCGGCAAACCGCTTGCCTGGCTGTTTACTTTCCATTTCGTTTGTTTCGCTTTTGTCGTGTTCAACAGCGCAACGCTTGCCGATACGGAAATGCTGTTCAGCGCATTATTTGCCAATGACAAAGGTTGGAACGCGCCTCTGCCGACCGACCTCATGTTGCTGGGTGCATTTGCGATGATGCTTTTGCTGTACCCGTATTTGCTTCGCTTATTTGAAGCATCGGTAAAAGGCTTGGACAAACTGCCTGCATGGCTGTGGTTTATCCCCATCACGCTGATCCTCGCCCTGATTATCGTCTTCGCCCCGTCCGGTATTCCCGGCTTTATTTACGCCAACTTCTAAGGAGCAGAACATGAAACGCTTTATCTCCCTGTTTGTTTCGATTCTGCTCAGTGCGGTTGCGCTGACGTGGTTTGCCCAAAACTCCATCAATGCCTATTGGCAGCAAACCTATCATGAAAACAGTCCGCTTGAGCCTTTATCCGAATACGCTTGGTGGCGTATCGGTGCGGATTGGCAACAAAAAGCCTACGAATTTTCAGACGGCCTGAAAGCTTCGCTGGAAGCAGAAGACACTTTGGCTTCGGAAGACTC includes these proteins:
- a CDS encoding MBOAT family O-acyltransferase, with the translated sequence MPLLSIEFAVFFIVFLPLYWAFARLPQVQNVLLLVAGLGWLYRIDPIFAALILVYSSVVYLVSVLMFSENEHIRKFWLGCGILAALTVLCFFKYFDFFRPIIQQYTGQSAVIDILLPLGLSYYTFQSLAYLVYCYREPKGERFEWHELLLHLSFFPTITSGPIIRAAAFKSIDGEQAGALVQIRTKQARQLIYPALAVGLIMLGIAKKWWLAGVLAEGWVSPVFENPAQFDGWGVLSAIYGYTFQLFFDFSGYSDLVIGLAMLLGFQLPKNFAAPLRAINIRDFWDRWHISLSTWIRDYIYIPLGGSKKGFGRTQLNLMIAMLLSGIWHGYGWSFLIWGALHGAALVFLNCGDKIVGRNALGRLKIGKPLAWLFTFHFVCFAFVVFNSATLADTEMLFSALFANDKGWNAPLPTDLMLLGAFAMMLLLYPYLLRLFEASVKGLDKLPAWLWFIPITLILALIIVFAPSGIPGFIYANF
- a CDS encoding DedA family protein; protein product: MISTLIDFILHIDQHLVHLSAQYGPWIYVILFVVIFCETGLVVTPFLPGDSLLFAAGGIAAIGGMNIHVMVLLLLAAAILGDAANFMIGKYFGQKLFANPDSKIFRRSYLEKTHAFYEKHGGKTIIIARFVPIVRTFAPFVAGMGDMHYATFIRYNIIGAVLWVLSFSYAGYFFANIPVVKNNLGLVMAAIIVISILPAVVEVVRAKLNAKK